One Dromiciops gliroides isolate mDroGli1 chromosome 3, mDroGli1.pri, whole genome shotgun sequence DNA segment encodes these proteins:
- the LOC122751628 gene encoding olfactory receptor 14A16-like has translation MTNATLVTEFILIGFSEVRELQILHALLFLLIYLVALLGNLLIIVLTILDKQLHTPMYFFLKHLSFLDLCYISVTVPKFISNTLANSNSISFLGCLSQVFLVVFLACTELALLTVMSYDRYVAICNPLHYAVIMKRRTCVKMAASLWFSGGISGLLHTATGFSLPFCESTKIHQFFCEIPQILRLSCSDNYSAEVGALAITSSLSFVCFLSISISYIHIFSTVLKIPSVVGRSKAFSTCLPHLIVVTVFLNSAAVAYLKPTSTFPSSLDILVSVFYTVLPPTLNPIIYSLRNKDMKTALRKLVRRSHQFSL, from the coding sequence ATGACCAACGCTACTTTGGTGACTGAATTCATCCTCATAGGGTTCTCTGAGGTCCGTGAGCTGCAGATACTACATGCTCTCCTATTCCTATTGATTTATCTGGTTGCCCTGCTGGGAAATCTGCTCATCATTGTCCTTACCATCCTTGATAAACAGCTCCATACCCCCATGTATTTCTTTCTAAAGCATTTGTCCTTTTTAGATCTCTGCTACATCTCTGTCACTGTTCCCAAATTCATCAGCAACACCCTGGCCAACAGTAACTCCATCTCTTTCTTAGGATGCCTCAGCCAAGTGTTTTTAGTGGTTTTCTTAGCCTGTACAGAATTAGCCTTGCTCACTGTGATGTCCTATGACCGTTATGTGGCCATATGTAATCCTCTCCATTATGCAGTCATCATGAAGAGAAGGACCTGTGTAAAGATGGCAGCTTCCTTATGGTTCAGTGGGGGAATTTCAGGTCTCCTGCATACAGCTACAGGTTTCTCCTTGCCTTTCTGTGAGTCAACCAAGATTCATCAGTTTTTTTGTGAGATACCACAAATCCTCAGACTCTCCTGTTCAGACAATTACTCAGCTGAAGTTGGAGCCCTTGCCATCACTTCCTCTTTGAgttttgtctgtttcctctccATTTCTATCTCATACATCCATATTTTCTCAACTGTTCTGAAGATCCCCTCTGTGGTGGGTCGGTCCAAAGCTTTCTCTACTTGCTTGCCTCATCTTATTGTTGTCACTGTCTTTTTAAATAGTGCAGCAGTTGCTTACTTAAAGCCAACCTCAACCTTTCCATCTTCTTTGGACATATTGGTGTCTGTCTTCTATACTGTCCTGCCCCCTACACTGAACCCCATTATCTACAGCCTGAGGAATAAGGACATGAAAACTGCCCTGAGGAAGTTGGTGAGGAGATCACATCAATTCTCCCTTTGA